Proteins co-encoded in one Drosophila biarmipes strain raj3 unplaced genomic scaffold, RU_DBia_V1.1 ptg000017l, whole genome shotgun sequence genomic window:
- the LOC122818558 gene encoding uncharacterized protein LOC122818558, giving the protein MKDHLSLIDDELIRTLNLKGESRQLNVQWFGGKSAKEHTKVVSLQISAAGKPKRHGLKNVYGVANLNLPMQSLRQEDVQAVKANTRLPVMPYNNATPRILIGLDHAHLGVPFRTKSYGSGGPFAADTALGWVVYGPVNGKPSSPLLSSCLLAVPQDDLLEKMVSDYFETENIGAKPVQTVAAGRVDLEPSVGDSGDARALSTLEKTTKRVGQRYETVLLWKDDEVRLPESYSMALRRFVNIERKMKRDVDFASAYIRIMDDYVKKGYARRLPHFGVENPNKPGKIRLVFDAAAKVDGVSLNSTLLKGPQRYMPLPAVLFHFREGAVGVCADIKEMFHQVLMEPKDICPQRFLWRDEDEMAVMTFGAACSPCSADYVKTVNALRYSSTDPRGSRAACPSTNTTTWMTTSKVSPARTKLSPSRHGSASVVRALNPLEPIASVGWTEAEEKVLGMYWQPATDEFKFGVKYHRVPRNRGVNWDEPLPDELAAAFEDWRQGMSRIQEFRCPRHYFGGGRVRTLQLHIFVDSSQSAFAAAAYWRAMYENGDVQAHFISSKTKCAPMRTMSFPRLELQAAVFGTRLMVIVKQEHGVAISSCALWTDSKTVLHWISNTHRRYKQFVGNRVAEILESTEASQWRWIPSAENVADDATRPRKAVDLSIGSRWLSGPPFLREPEESWPRSSEVWIPSTTDDEEMKCEFALGTVNFISLQRFSSYNRLVRTTAWALRFVRRCRGIRRDEEVYGLTAMECAEAERALIRQSQREAFAEDSQGNVAKDSRLHGLSPYLDEDGVLGASGRIDDATCVPYNAHRPIILSYEEALAEMIEQQNHEKMCHQNTEATIGSIRSKTSHREEVGGTVYVPDHEGYPLEDGSRFVHRLLHNRHEELQEPPWTSDQDKERQWEADREAKRFSEVFEPAQIHGELSSKGVEWIFNCPANPAEAGAWERMVQCVKKVLAHTMKELAPKEHVLENLLIEAESIVNSRPLTHLPVTVDQEAPLTPNDLLKGASDIPDLPKDDGQEPVRSATRKQWRIARMMRDRFWKRWVHEYLPTLVRREKWCKRVEPIRRGDLVFICDPAIPRREWKRGVVEEVFTGKDGVPRRAAVRTTDRAKTMRPALKLAILDVMNAAASRGWGCRGTD; this is encoded by the exons ATGAAGGATCATCTGTCACTCATCGACGACGAACTCATCCGCACCCTGAACCTGAAAGGCGAGAGCCGACAGCTGAATGTGCAATGGTTTGGTGGAAAATCCGCCAAAGAGCACACGAAGGTGGTCAGCCTGCAGATCAGCGCAGCGGGCAAACCAAAGCGCCATGGGCTGAAAAATGTGTACGGAGTGGCCAATCTGAACCTTCCGATGCAGAGCCTGCGTCAGGAGGATGTACAAGCAGTGAAGGCGAACACGCGTCTGCCGGTGATGCCGTACAACAATGCGACGCCGAGGATCCTAATTGGACTGGATCATGCGCATTTAGGAGTACCCTTCAGAACCAAAAGTTATGGATCTGGAGGGCCGTTTGCAGCAGACACCGCACTTGGATGGGTAGTATATGGACCGGTGAACGGAAAGCCGAGCTCGCCGCTTCTGAGTTCGTGCCTCCTAGCTGTGCCCCAGGATGATCTTCTGGAGAAGATGGTCAGCGACTACTTCGAGACCGAGAATATCGGAGCGAAGCCGGTGCAGACAGTCGCAGCTGGCAGAGTGGACCTGGAGCCGTCAGTCGGAGATAGCGGCGACGCACGGGCCCTGAGCACCCTGGAGAAGACCACCAAACGTGTAGGCCAGAGATACGAGACCGTGCTGCTATGGAAGGACGACGAAGTGAGATTGCCGGAGAGCTACAGCATGGCCCTCAGGAGGTTCGTCAACATAGAGCGTAAAATGAAGCGCGATGTGGACTTCGCGTCGGCTTATATCCGGATAATGGACGATTATGTCAAGAAGGGATACGCACGACGACTGCCGCACTTCGGAGTGGAAAACCCGAACAAGCCTGGGAAAATCCGGCTGGTTTTCGATGCGGCTGCCAAGGTGGACGGTGTGTCTTTAAATTCAACGCTACTGAAAGGCCCACAGCGCTACATGCCCCTCCCAGCAGTGCTCTTCCATTTTCGGGAAGGAGCGGTTGGAGTTTGTGCAGACATCAAGGAGATGTTTCATCAGGTACTGATGGAGCCGAAGGACATATGCCCCCAGAGGTTTCTGTGGAGAGACGAAGACGAGATGGCAGTAATGACGTTCGGAGCGGCCTGCTCACCATGTTCGGCGGACTACGTGAAGACCGTGAATGCCTTGCGGTACAGCAGCACGGACCCGCGAGGGTCCAGGGCTGCCTGTCCATCAACGAATACCACTACGTGGATGACTACGTCGAAAGTTTCGCCAGCGAGGACGAAGCTATCGCCATCTCGACACGG TTCGGCAAGTGTGGTCAGAGCGCTGAACCCACTTGAGCCCATCGCCAGCGTCGGATGGACCGAAGCTGAGGAGAAGGTGCTTGGGATGTACTGGCAGCCGGCTACCGATGAGTTCAAGTTCGGCGTCAAGTACCATCGAGTCCCGAGGAAC AGAGGAGTCAACTGGGACGAGCCGCTACCGGATGAATTGGCCGCAGCCTTCGAGGATTGGCGGCAAGGGATGAGTCGGATCCAGGAGTTCCGATGCCCGCGCCACTACTTTGGCGGCGGACGCGTGCGGACGCTACAGCTGCACATCTTCGTGGACTCCAGTCAATCGGCGTTCGCAGCAGCGGCCTACTGGCGGGCCATGTACGAGAACGGAGACGTGCAGGCGCACTTCATAAGCTCCAAAACGAAATGCGCCCCGATGAGGACCATGTCATTCCCGCGACTGGAACTCCAAGCAGCGGTATTTGGCACGAGATTGATGGTCATCGTCAAGCAGGAGCACGGTGTGGCGATCAGCAGCTGTGCGCTATGGACGGACTCCAAGACTGTGTTGCACTGGATAAGCAACACCCACCGGAGATACAAACAGTTCGTCGGAAACCGGGTGGCGGAGATTTTGGAATCGACAGAGGCGTCCCAGTGGAGATGGATCCCGTCCGCCGAAAACGTGGCGGATGACGCGACAAGGCCGCGCAAGGCCGTGGACCTGAGCATCGGTTCGCGATGGCTAAGCGGACCGCCGTTTCTACGAGAACCAGAGGAGAGCTGGCCGAGATCGAGCGAGGTCTGGATTCCTTCGACGACCGACGACGAGGAAATGAAATGTGAGTTTGCCTTGGGCACGGTAAACTTTATATCCCTGCAGAGGTTCTCCAGCTATAATCGACTGGTGAGGACGACTGCGTGGGCGCTCAGATTTGTTCGACGATGCCGTGGAATACGTCGCGATGAAGAGGTCTACGGATTGACCGCGATGGAGTGCGCTGAAGCAGAGCGCGCATTGATACGGCAGTCGCAGCGAGAAGCGTTTGCTGAGGACAGCCAAGGAAACGTCGCCAAGGACAGCCGACTGCACGGACTGTCCCCATACCTTGACGAGGACGGAGTATTGGGAGCCAGTGGAAGGATCGACGACGCGACGTGTGTGCCATACAACGCACATCGGCCGATCATACTGTCTTACGAGGAGGCGCTGGCGGAAATGATCGAGCAGCAAAACCACGAAAAGATGTGCCACCAAAACACGGAGGCGACGATCGGATCGATTCGGAGCAA GACGTCGCACAGAGAAGAGGTGGGTGGCACTGTTTACGTGCCTGACCACGAGGGCTATCCACTTGAAGATGGCTCACGATTTGTCCACCGACTCCTGCATAATCGCCATGAGGAACTTCAAGAGCCGCCGTGGACCAGTGATCAGGATAAGGAGCGACAATGGGAAGCCGACCGCGAGGCCAAGAGGTTCAGCGAAGTGTTCGAGCCTGCACAGATCCATGGCGAGCTGTCTTCTAAGGGAGTCGAATGGATCTTCAACTGCCCGGCGAACCCAGCTGAAGCCGGTGCCTGGGAGAGGATGGTGCAGTGCGTGAAGAAGGTGCTGGCGCACACAATGAAGGAGCTCGCCCCCAAGGAGCATGTACTGGAGAACCTGCTGATTGAGGCGGAGAGCATCGTAAACTCTCGTCCGCTCACTCATCTACCGGTGACGGTGGACCAGGAGGCTCCACTGACGCCTAACGATTTGCTGAAAGGAGCATCGGATATCCCAGATCTCCCCAAGGATGATGGACAGGAGCCCGTGAGGTCCGCTACTAGGAAGCAGTGGCGCATAGCAAGGATGATGCGCGATCGTTTCTGGAAGCGTTGGGTGCATGAGTACCTGCCAACTCTTGTGCGCAGGGAGAAATGGTGCAAGCGCGTCGAACCCATCCGTCGAGGAGACCTGGTATTCATCTGCGATCCAGCCATACCACGAAGGGAATGGAAACGAGGCGTCGTGGAAGAGGTGTTCACCGGGAAGGATGGAGTACCTCGTCGAGCAGCGGTGCGGACTACCGATCGAGCCAAGACTATGCGTCCCGCTTTGAAGCTAGCTATCCTGGACGTGATGAATGCGGCTGCTTCACGGGGGTGGGGATGTCGCGGAACGGATTAG